The Ciona intestinalis unplaced genomic scaffold, KH HT000186.2, whole genome shotgun sequence genome has a segment encoding these proteins:
- the LOC100183282 gene encoding intraflagellar transport protein 43 homolog B: MDADFDIDEPRTRPKKGRRARGSPQDQAVKQESQQSPMVTEKPSRKSSAARPSRRQTGWDTSAPSEDILDSRLLQTGAESPEAEEDDLQAIPDLDEIQDDDMENEIAAPPSANFAAMATYKELDNDLMNRSAFRILDGIDLKLLTKHLSAENEVKIEKDTVWEWEKIFADVSSSLKGKKINKEPSVSEQGDRIV; the protein is encoded by the exons atggACGCCGATTTTGATATAGACGAACCTAGAACTCGGCCCAAAAAAGGCAGAAGGGCTCGGGGGAGCCCACAAGATCAAGCTGTTAAACAAG AGTCTCAACAGTCACCCATGGTGACCGAAAAACCGTCACGAAAATCTTCTGCCGCACGCCCCTCTCGGCGGCAGACGGGATGGGACACCAGTGCTCCTTCTGAGGACATTTTGGACTCCAGGCTCCTCCAAACAGGAGCAGAGAGTCCGGAAGCAGAAGAGGATGACCTCCAAGCGATTCCGGATTTAGACGAAATTCAAGACGATGACATGGAAAATGAAATCGCTGCTCCGCCATCTGCGAATTTTGCCGCAATGGCTACATACAA AGAATTGGATAACGACCTTATGAATCGATCAGCATTTCGAATTCTAGATGGCATAGACCTAAAACTGCTGACTAAGCATTTATCTGCTGAAAACGAGGTCAAAATTGAAAAGGATACAGTTTGGGAATGGGAAAAAATCTTCGCGGACGTCTCTTCTTCGTTAAAAgggaaaaaaatcaacaaagaACCGTCTGTGTCGGAGCAAGGGGACAGAATTGTATGA